In a single window of the Candidatus Aenigmatarchaeota archaeon genome:
- a CDS encoding 30S ribosomal protein S14 — translation MAVRKFGKGRFKCTKCGNSRGVIRKYDIYYCRRCFREVAKKMGFKKDN, via the coding sequence ATGGCAGTTAGAAAGTTCGGTAAAGGGAGGTTTAAATGCACCAAGTGTGGCAATAGTAGGGGTGTAATTAGAAAATATGATATTTATTATTGCAGAAGATGTTTCAGGGAAGTTGCAAAGAAGATGGGATTCAAGAAGGATAATTAA
- a CDS encoding A24 family peptidase, which translates to MVFEIILLTLALVGSLLAGLIDLKTTEIPDEIPYIMAGLGLLLNLIKSIIFDSYTPILMSCVYGISFLIFGFLLYFTGQWGGGDAKVLSALGFLLPEVSIKKTFFPFPISLLFNVFFIGAIYMIFYMAILSILNKKILKVFFIELSSKIKEFLIGLIVISSILFLSSFFLFSKIMGLVNSFILSFSILSTTIFLYLFYRFIKVVENVGFKRKIKVSQLKEGDVLDDSKIWEGLKKEEVEKIRKSGKKYVVIKEGVRFAPVFFISTIFTFLFGDFIFVLIKLIQ; encoded by the coding sequence ATGGTTTTTGAAATAATTTTATTGACTCTGGCATTGGTTGGCTCTTTATTAGCTGGTTTGATAGACTTGAAAACAACTGAAATACCAGATGAGATACCTTATATAATGGCAGGATTGGGTCTTCTTTTAAATTTAATTAAATCAATTATATTTGATTCATATACCCCAATATTAATGTCATGCGTGTATGGTATTTCATTTCTTATATTTGGTTTTCTACTTTATTTCACGGGTCAGTGGGGTGGGGGAGATGCCAAAGTTTTATCAGCATTGGGTTTTCTTTTACCAGAAGTATCAATTAAAAAAACATTTTTCCCTTTCCCAATAAGTTTATTGTTCAATGTTTTCTTTATAGGTGCAATTTATATGATTTTTTATATGGCAATACTTTCTATCTTAAATAAAAAAATATTGAAGGTATTTTTTATTGAATTGAGTTCAAAAATAAAAGAGTTTTTAATCGGATTAATTGTAATATCTTCAATTTTATTTTTATCCTCTTTTTTTCTCTTTTCAAAAATTATGGGTTTAGTCAATTCATTTATACTTTCCTTTTCAATACTTTCCACCACAATTTTTCTTTACCTATTTTACAGATTCATTAAAGTTGTTGAGAATGTTGGTTTCAAGAGAAAAATAAAAGTATCCCAACTTAAAGAGGGGGATGTCCTTGATGATTCAAAAATCTGGGAAGGTTTGAAAAAAGAAGAAGTTGAAAAAATTAGAAAATCTGGTAAAAAATACGTGGTGATCAAGGAAGGAGTCAGGTTTGCCCCAGTTTTTTTCATATCAACAATTTTCACCTTTTTATTTGGTGATTTTATTTTTGTTTTGATAAAGTTAATTCAATAA